From Oncorhynchus mykiss isolate Arlee chromosome 6, USDA_OmykA_1.1, whole genome shotgun sequence, the proteins below share one genomic window:
- the LOC110525357 gene encoding ubiquitin-protein ligase E3B has translation MFSATQSSKSEFLDKARQAREERKGYKERERAATLIQALVRRFLCRCKLQKQIRKEVDDFFQDVGTTKRNALSIFKIARKLLFIFCQEDKLRFEKLCRSILGSMEVENEPKVWYVSLALSKDLTIPWIKQIKDVLWVSCNFLKKLKPDILQDNKLVTLYLTMLVTFTDTSTWKIVRGKGEALRPALTRICENIMGHLNQKGFYSILQILLTNGLARSRPSLTKGTLTAVFTLALRPVIAAHFSDNLLRSLLIHIMSVPAVVSHINTITPECMATIQTHDLLRKFTLFLSREEQCVDICVCLEGSHTLCLLGNLIHLGYLNEKVLEEEANHFVKDLTDMLSYCQRYVSQKKSNLTHWHPVLGWFSQTVDYGLNESMPLVTKQLQYLWGMPVIRTLFSDVLSKKLETQEPTPPPQPTTSQNNLPVKSLFKRAFQKSASVRNILKPVGGRRVDSAEVQKVCSICVLYQTALTTLTQIRLQILTGLTYLDDLLPKLWAFICELGPQGGLKLFMECLNNDTEESKQLLAMLMLFCDCSRHLITILDDIEVYEEQISFKTEELVTISSFLNTFVYKMVWDGILENAKGEKLDLFHSVHGWLMVLYERDCRRRFSPDDNWLRKDLKPSLLFQELEKGKRRAQLLLQYIPHVIPHKNRVLLFRNIITKEKETLGLVETSSASPHVTHITIRRSRMLEDGYDQLRRLPVNSIKGVIRVKFVNDLGVDEAGIDQDGVFKEFLEEIIKKVFNPALNLFKTTSGNERLYPSPTSYIHENHLQLFEFVGKMLGKAMYEGIVVDVPFASFFLSQVMGHHHSTFYSSIDELPSLDSEFYKNLTSIKRYDGDVGDLGLTLSYDEDVMGQLVCHELIPGGKTMQVTNENKISYIHLMAHFRMHTQIKEQTAAFIRGYRSIINPEWLHMFSTPEVQRLVSGDNAEIDLDDLKKHTVYYGGFHSSHRVIIWLWDILSSDFSSEERAMFLKFVTSCSRPPLLGFAYLKPPFSIRCVEVSDDQDTGDTLGSVLRGFFTIRKKEPGGRLPTSSTCFNLLKLPNYSKKSILRDKLRYAISMNTGFELS, from the exons ATGTTTAGTGCAACTCAGAGTTCCAAGTCTGAGTTCCTGGACAAAGCCAGGCAGGCACgtgaggagaggaaggggtacaaagagagggagagagcagccaCTCTGATTCAAGCGCTGGTCAGGAGATTCCTCTGTCGCTGCAAACTCCAGAAGCAAATAAG GAAAGAGGTTGATGACTTCTTTCAAGATGTCGGAACAACAAAAAGAAATGCACTATCAATTTTTAAAATTGCTCGGAAGTTGTTATTCATTTTTTGTCAAGAGGATAAGCTG AGGTTTGAGAAGCTTTGTCGCTCCATTCTTGGTAGCATGGAGGTTGAAAATGAGCCCAAA GTTTGGTATGTGTCACTGGCCCTTTCCAAAGACCTCACCATCCCATGGATAAAGCAGATCAAAGATGTTCTGTGGGTCTCCTGTAATTTTTTGAAAAAATTAAAG CCTGACATCCTGCAGGACAATAAGCTGGTGACTTTGTACCTTACCATGCTGGTGACCTTCACAGACACGTCAACCTGGAAGATAGTGAGAGGGAAAG GAGAGGCCCTCAGACCAGCATTGACCCGGATCTGTGAGAACATCATGGGGCATCTCAATCAAAAGGGATTTTATTCAATACTGCAG ATTCTACTCACCAACGGATTGGCGCGCTCCAGACCCTCTCTTACCAAGGGCACACTCACAGCAGTATTCACGTTGGCATTAAG ACCTGTCATTGCTGCTCACTTCTCTGACAACCTGCTGAGGTCTCTTCTCATCCACATCATGTCTGTCCCAGCTGTCGTCtcccacatcaacaccatcaccccaGAG TGCATGGCCACCATACAGACCCACGACCTGCTGAGGAAGTTCACCCTGTTCCTGAGCCGTGAGGAGCAGTGTGTTGACATCTGTGTCTGCCTGGAGGGGAGCCACACACTGTGCTTGCTGG GTAACCTGATTCACCTGGGCTACCTCAACGAGAAAGTCCTGGAGGAGGAGGCCAACCACTTTGTGAAAGACCTGACGGACATGCTGTCCTACTGCCAGAGATACGTGTCCCAGAAGAAATCCAACCTCACCCACTGGCACCCGGTCCTAGGCTGGTTTTCCCAAACTGTAGACTACGG TCTGAATGAGTCTATGCCACTGGTCACCAAGCAGCTGCAGTACCTGTGGGGCATGCCTGTGATCCGGACTCTCTTCAGTGACGTGCTCAGCAAAAAGCTTGAGACCCAAGAGCCCACGCCTCCACCACAGCCTACCACGTCGCAGAACAACCTGCCAGTCAAGA GCCTCTTTAAGCGGGCGTTTCAGAAGTCTGCCTCGGTGCGCAACATCTTGAAGCCGGTCGGCGGGAGACGAGTGGACTCCGCTGAGGTGCAGAAGGTGTGCAGTATCTGTGTGCTGTACCAGACAGCCCTCACCACGCTCACTCAGATACGACTGCAAATCCTCACTG GCCTAACCTACCTGGATGACCTTCTGCCTAAGCTGTGGGCCTTCATATGCGAGCTAGGCCCCCAGGGAGGCCTCAAGCTGTTCATGGAGTGCCTGAACAACGACACAGAGGAGTCTAAGCAGCTGCTGGCCATGCTCATGCTGTTCTGTGACTGCTCCAGACACCTCATCAC GATCCTGGATGATATCGAGGTTTACGAGGAGCAGATCTCATTTAAGACAGAAGAGCTTGTCACCATCTCCTCGTTTCTCAACACATTTGTGTACAAGATGGTCTGGGACGGCATTTTAG AGAATGCCAAGGGGGAGAAGCTGGACCTGTTCCACAGTGTTCACGGCTGGCTGATGGTGCTCTATGAGCGGGACTGCAGGAGGAGGTTCTCCCCTGATGATAACTGGCTGCGCAA GGATCTGAAGCCGAGCCTTTTGTTCCAAGAGCTGGAGAAGGGCAAGAGGAGAGCTCAGCTGTTACTGCAGTACATACCACATGTCATTCCCCACAAAAAC AGGGTCCTGCTGTTCCGGAACATTATTACCAAGGAGAAGGAAACCTTGGGATTGGTGGAAACAAGCTCCGCGTCTCCGCATGTCACCCATATCACCATTCGCCGCTCACGGATGTTAGAG GATGGTTATGACCAACTCCGCCGGTTGCCTGTCAACTCCATCAAAGGCGTGATCCGTGTGAAGTTTGTCAACGACCTGGGTGTGGACGAGGCCGGAATCGACCAGGACGGCGTCTTCAAGGAGTTCCTGGAAGAGATCATCAAGAAAGTCTTCAACCCAGCACTCAACCTCTTTAAG ACCACCAGTGGCAACGAGAGGTTGTACCCCTCCCCTACATCCTACATCCACGAGAACCACCTGCAGCTTTTTGAGTTTGTGGGGAAGATGCTTGGCAAAGCAATGTATGAG GGCATCGTGGTGGACGTACCCTTCGCCTCCTTCTTCCTCAGCCAGGTCATGGGTCACCACCACAGCACCTTCTACAGCTCCATCGACGAGCTGCCCTCCCTGGACTCTGAGTTCTACAAGAACCTCACCTCCATCAAG CGCTATGACGGGGATGTTGGTGATTTGGGTCTGACACTATCGTATGACGAGGATGTTATGGGACAG CTGGTCTGTCACGAGCTGATTCCTGGAGGAAAGACGATGCAAGTCACCAACGAAAACAA GATCAGCTACATCCACCTGATGGCGCACTTCCGCATGCACACGCAGATCAAGGAGCAGACGGCAGCTTTTATCCGAGGATACCGCAGCATCATCAACCCCGAGTGGCTGCACATGTTCTCCACCCCCGAGGTCCAGCGCCTCGTCTCCGGGGACAACGCCGAGATTGACCTGGACGACCTCAA GAAACACACAGTTTACTATGGAGGTTTCCACAGCAGCCATCGGGTCATCATCTGGCTGTGGGACATCCTGTCCAGTGACTTCTCCTCTGAGGAAAGAGCCATGTTCCTCAAG TTTGTCACCAGTTGTTCAAGACCCCCCCTCCTAGGTTTTGCCTACCTCAAGCCCCCTTTCTCCATCCGCTGTGTGGAGGTGTCTGACGATCAG GACACTGGGGACACCCTAGGCAGCGTCCTCCGGGGTTTCTTCACCATCCGGAAGAAGGAACCAGGCGGTCGCCTCCCCACCTCGTCCACCTGCTTCAACCTGCTCAAGCTGCCTAACTACAGCAAGAAGAGCATCCTGCGTGACAAGCTCCGCTACGCCATCAGTATGAACACAGGTTTCGAGCTCTCATAA
- the aldh3b2 gene encoding LOW QUALITY PROTEIN: aldehyde dehydrogenase family 3 member B1 (The sequence of the model RefSeq protein was modified relative to this genomic sequence to represent the inferred CDS: inserted 2 bases in 1 codon), which translates to MSTPPTHRFKALRRNRLEEPCMKTRLLECMELLKRARAAFQAGRAFDESFRQVQLEALVRMLVEHECDFVDALGRDLHKPRFETVVSELILVKNEALHAINNLKKWMEPQPMERNLTTTLDECLVVCEPLGVVLIVGAWCSPVQLCLVPLVGAIAAGNCVILNPSECSSHTSELLHHLIPSYLDNECYHVTLAGVNDLAEIVDLKFDHVFFTGNREDGGRVAQAAARTFTPVTLVLGGGKNPCYVDQQCDITTTARRITWARFHNAGQSMVAPDYVLCHAEAKAQLLQALRCCLLQFYGSDPQESRSFGRIVNLENVHRTTDLLRRSGKVAVGGQVNEADKYIAPTVLCDVRDSDPIMQQEVFGPVLPILTVNSIDEAISXPLCVYAYSSNSKVISRLMNETSSGSFCSNDSVLQSLMVVLPFGGVGASGMGSYHGRYSFDTFSHRKSCLLRNTCIECVTYLRYPPYEDRNLSLMTWASSLSQKSQGWCQIL; encoded by the exons ATGAGTACTCCTCCAACACACCGGTTCAAAGCATTGCGGAG GAACAGGCTGGAGGAGCCCTGCATGAAGACCCGTCTTTTAGAGTGTATGGAGCTGCTGAAAAGGGCCAGAGCTGCCTTCCAAGCTGGCCGTGCATTTGACGAGAGCTTCAGACAGGTCCAACTGGAAGCCCTAGTGCGCATGCTGGTGGAACACGAGTGTGACTTTGTGGATGCACTTGGGAGGGACCTCCATAAG CCGCGGTTTGAGACGGTAGTGTCTGAACTGATACTGGTGAAGAACGAGGCTCTTCATGCCATCAACAACCTCAAGAAGTGGATGGAGCCGCAACCGATGGAGAGGAACCTG ACCACCACGTTGGATGAGTGCCTGGTGGTGTGTGAGCCACTGGGGGTTGTGCTGATTGTGGGGGCCTGGTGTAGCCCTGTTCAGCTCTGTCTGGTACCCCTGGTTGGGGCCATTGCCGCAG GAAACTGTGTGATCCTCAACCCCTCAGAATGTAGTTCTCACACATCGGAGCTGCTACACCACCTCATACCGTCATACCTGGACAAT GAGTGTTACCATGTGACCCTTGCAGGGGTGAATGACCTGGCTGAAATAGTGGACCTCAAATTTGACCATGTCTTCTTCACTG GAAACCGTGAGGACGGGGGTAGAGTGGCACAGGCAGCAGCCCGCACCTTCACACCCGTCACCCTGGTCTTGGGCGGTGGTAAGAACCCCTGCTACGTGGACCAGCAGTGTGACATCACCACCACGGCACGACGCATCACCTGGGCCCGCTTCCATAATGCTGGGCAGAGTATGGTAGCACCTGACTACGTCCTGTGCCATGCTGAGGCCAAAGCACAGCTGCTCCAGGCCTTGCGCTGCTGCCTCCTGCAGTTCTATGGTTCAGACCCCCAGGAGTCCAGGAGCTTTGGCCGCATCGTGAACCTGGAGAACGTACACCGCACCACGGACCTGCTGCGGAGGTCTGGCAAGGTGGCTGTAGGAGGCCAAGTGAATGAAGCAGATAAATACATTG CACCAACCGTTCTGTGCGATGTGAGAGACTCGGACCCTATCATGCAGCAGGAGGTTTTCGGACCCGTTCTGCCCATTCTGACCGTCAACAGCATAGATGAGGcaatctc tcctctctgtgtgtaCGCTTACTCTAGCAACAGCAAG GTAATCTCAAGGCTAATGAATGAGACCTCAAGTGGGAGCTTCTGCTCCAATGACAGTGTCCTGCAGAGCCTGATGGTGGTCCTGCCTTTTGGGGGAGTAG GTGCCAGTGGGATGGGTTCCTACCATGGGCGCTACAGCTTTGACACCTTCTCGCACCGGAAATCATGCCTGCTCAGAAACACTTGCATCGAGTGTGTCACCTACCTGCGCTACCCACCATATGAGGACCGCAATCTGTCACTTATGACCTGGGCAAGTAGCCTTTCCCAGAAGAGCCAGGGCTGGTGCCAGATACTGTGA
- the LOC110525361 gene encoding mevalonate kinase produces MQIKECIVSAPGKAILHGEHAVVHGKVALAVSLNLRTYLRLQATSTSKVCINLPNINTFLSWDVAVLKQLLPDSGAELGNVNELDAELVRMLRNFVGVSNGTLDTRSMAILAFLYIYLCVFAKSRELPSLTVSVWSELPTGAGLGSSAAYSVCLAAAMLSASGTIPSPLSDQENTARWGEVEMELINRWAFQGERIIHGNPSGVDNAVGTWGGILRYRSGKITALSRVPMLRILLTNTKVPRSTKVLVAGVKDKMNKFPSIINPVLESVDAVSCTCEQTLTEMASDTPTPEHYNVLEELIDINQHHLNVIGVGHTTLDTLCQVTLARGLHSKLTGAGGGGCGITLLRPETECSVIQNTIQDLKDCGYDCWETRIGAAGVQQHSPLAVKEQVLEVLARY; encoded by the exons ATGCAAATCAAGGAATGTATAGTGTCTGCACCAGGGAAAGCTATCCTCCATGGAGAACACGCGGTCGTGCATGGCAAG GTGGCTCTGGCTGTAAGTTTGAACCTGCGCACATACCTACGGTTGCAGGCAACATCCACCAGTAAAGTCTGCATCAATCTCCCCAACATCAACACTTTCCTCAGCTGGGATGTGGCCGTGTTGAAGCAGCTCCTCCCTGACTCTGGAG CTGAGCTGGGGAATGTGAATGAGCTTGATGCAGAGCTTGTCAGGATGCTGCGAAACTTTGTTGGTGTATCAAATGGAACCTTGGATACTCGCAGCATGGCCATCCTAGCCTTCCTCTACATCTACCTCTGTGTCTTTGCCAAGTCAAG GGAGTTGCCCAGTCTGACGGTGTCTGTGTGGTCAGAGTTGCCAACTGGAGCGGGTCTGGGGTCCAGCGCTGCCTACTCTGTGTGCCTGGCTGCAGCCATGCTTTCTGCCAGTGGGACCATCCCTTCTCCACTGAGTGACCAGGAAAACACAGCCAG GTGGGGTGAGGTGGAGATGGAGCTGATCAACAGGTGGGCGTTTCAGGGAGAGAGGATCATCCATGGGAACCCCTCAGGGGTAGACAATGCTGTGGGGACATGGG GTGGCATATTGAGATACCGTTCTGGGAAGATAACAGCCTTAAGCAG GGTCCCAATGTTAAGGATCCTACTCACAAACACCAAGGTCCCTCGCAGCACCAAGGTACTTGTTGCTGGAGTGAAGGACAAAATGAACAAG TTTCCCTCTATTATAAACCCTGTACTGGAGTCTGTGGATGCAGTCTCCTGCACCTGTGAGCAGACCTTAACAGAGATGGCCAGCGACACCCCCACACCAGAGCACTACAATGTCCTGGAG GAGCTTATTGACATCAACCAGCACCACCTGAATGTGATTGGTGTCGGACACACGACCCTGGACACCCTGTGCCAGGTCACCCTGGCCAGAGGTCTACACAGCAAGCTGACTGGTGCCGGAGGAGGGGGCTGTGGCATTACCTTGCTTAGACCAG AAACGGAGTGCTCGGTGATACAGAACACGATCCAGGACTTGAAAGACTGTGGCTATGACTGCTGGGAGACCCGTATCGGGGCAGCAGGTGTGCAGCAGCACTCTCCCCTCGCTGTGAAAGAGCAGGTCCTGGAGGTTTTGGCACGCTACTGA